Proteins encoded together in one Saccopteryx leptura isolate mSacLep1 chromosome 7, mSacLep1_pri_phased_curated, whole genome shotgun sequence window:
- the IRS1 gene encoding insulin receptor substrate 1, translated as MASPLETDGFSDVRKVGYLRKPKSMHKRFFVLRAASEAGGPARLEYYENEKKWRHKSSAPKRSIPLESCFNINKRADSKNKHLVALYTRDEHFAIAADSEAEQDSWYQALLQLHNRAKGHYDGAAASGAGGGGGSCSGSSGVGEAGEDLSYGDGHPGPAFKEVWQVILKPKGLGQTKNLIGIYRLCLTSKTISFVKLNSEAAAVVLQLMNIRRCGHSENFFFIEVGRSAVTGPGEFWMQVDDSVVAQNMHETILEAMRAMSDEFRPRSKSQSSSNCSNPISVPLRRHHLNNPPPSQVGLTRRSRTESITATSPASMVGAKQGSFRVRASSDGEGTMSRPASVDGSPVSPSANRTHAHRHRGSARLHPPLNHSRSIPMPSSRCSPSATSPVSLSSSSTSGHGSTSDCLFPRRSSASVSGSPSDGGFISSDEYGSSPCDFRSSFRSVTPDSLGHTPPARGEEELSNYICMGGKGASALAAPNGHYILPRGGNGHRYLPGLGLGASPALAADEAASAADLDSRFRKRTHSAGTSPTISHQKTPSQSSVASIEEYTEMMPAYPPGGGSGGRPPGYRHSAFVPTQSYPEEGLEVHPLERRGGHSRPDTSTLHSDDGYMPMSPGVAPVPSSRKGSGDYMPMSPKSVSAPQQIINPIRRHPQRVDPNGYMMMSPSGSCSPDTGVGPGGGNSAAPSGAGYGKQWTNGVGGHHSHHALPHLKLPVESSGSKLLSCTGDYMNMSPVGDSNTSSPSDCYCGPEDPQHKPVLSYYSLPRSFKHSQRPGDPEEPARHQHPRLASGSARLYAAAAEDSSSSTSSDSLGGGYCGVRPEASLPHHLHQQVLQPHPPRKVDTAAQTHSRLARPTRLSLGDPKASTLPRVREQPQPALLLPPEPKSPGEYVNIEFGRDQPGYLSGPVASRSSPSVRCPPQLQPAPREEETGTEEYMNMDLGPGRRAPWQESPGVQPGRAGPVPPGTAGTCRPTRAVPSTRGDYMTMQVGCPRQSYVDTSPVAPVSYADIRTGIKEEASLPGATAAAPSSSSAASSSPTAPREAGEPVACSSLLGAPQGPGGVSAFTRVNLSPNGNQSAKVIRADPQGCRRRHSSETFSSTRAGSTVPCAGGAAVGGSSGGSSSSAEDVKRHSSASFENVWLRPEELGGAPKELAPVCGAAGGLENGLNYIDLDLVKDSKQRPQERPPQAQPPPPSAPLGSSESSSASRSSEDGSTYASITFQKQPEDRQ; from the coding sequence ATGGCGAGCCCGCTGGAGACCGACGGCTTCTCGGACGTGCGCAAGGTGGGCTACCTGCGCAAACCCAAGAGTATGCACAAGCGCTTCTTCGTGCTGCGGGCGGCCAGCGAGGCGGGGGGCCCGGCGCGCCTCGAGTACTACGAGAATGAGAAGAAGTGGCGGCACAAGTCGAGCGCCCCCAAACGCTCGATCCCCCTGGAGAGCTGCTTCAACATCAACAAGCGGGCGGACTCCAAGAACAAGCACCTGGTGGCCCTCTACACCCGGGACGAGCACTTCGCCATCGCAGCGGACAGCGAGGCCGAGCAGGACAGCTGGTACCAGGCCCTCCTGCAGCTGCACAACCGCGCCAAGGGCCACTACGACGGGGCCGCGGCCTCCGGGGCAGGAGGCGGCGGGGGCAGCTGCAGCGGCAGCTCCGGCGTCGGGGAAGCCGGGGAGGACTTGAGCTACGGGGATGGACACCCGGGACCCGCCTTCAAAGAAGTCTGGCAGGTGATCCTGAAACCCAAAGGCCTGGGTCAGACAAAGAACCTGATTGGCATCTACCGCCTCTGCCTGACCAGCAAGACCATCAGCTTCGTGAAGCTCAACTCGGAGGCGGCGGCGGTGGTGCTGCAGCTGATGAACATCCGGCGCTGCGGCCACTCCGAGAACTTCTTCTTCATCGAAGTGGGCCGTTCCGCCGTGACCGGACCCGGCGAGTTCTGGATGCAGGTGGATGACTCGGTGGTGGCCCAGAACATGCACGAGACGATCCTGGAGGCCATGCGGGCCATGAGCGACGAGTTCCGGCCGCGCAGCAAGAGCCAGTCCTCCTCCAACTGCTCCAACCCCATCAGCGTGCCCCTGCGCAGGCACCACCTCAACAACCCTCCGCCCAGCCAGGTGGGGCTGACGCGCCGCTCGCGCACCGAGAGCATCACCGCCACCTCTCCGGCCAGCATGGTGGGCGCGAAGCAGGGCTCCTTCCGGGTCCGCGCCTCCAGCGACGGCGAGGGCACCATGTCCCGCCCCGCCTCGGTGGACGGCAGCCCCGTGAGCCCCAGCGCCAACAGGACCCACGCGCACCGGCACCGGGGCAGCGCCAGGCTGCACCCCCCGCTCAACCACAGCCGCTCCATTCCCATGCCGTCGTCGCGCTGCTCGCCCTCGGCCACCAGCCCGGTCAGCCTGTCCTCGAGCAGCACCAGCGGCCACGGCTCCACCTCTGACTGCCTTTTCCCGCGGAGATCCAGCGCTTCCGTGTCCGGTTCTCCCAGTGATGGCGGGTTCATCTCTTCCGACGAGTACGGCTCCAGTCCCTGCGACTTCCGAAGCTCCTTCCGCAGCGTCACCCCGGACTCCCTGGGCCACACGCCACCGGCCCGCGGTGAGGAGGAGCTCAGCAACTACATCTGCATGGGGGGCAAGGGGGCCTCCGCGCTCGCCGCCCCCAATGGCCACTACATTCTGCCTCGGGGTGGCAACGGTCACCGCTACCTGCCGGGCCTTGGCCTGGGCGCCAGCCCGGCCCTGGCTGCGGACGAAGCAGCCAGCGCCGCAGATCTGGATAGTCGGTTTCGGAAGCGGACTCACTCTGCTGGCACATCCCCGACCATCTCCCACCAGAAGACCCCCTCCCAGTCCTCCGTGGCTTCCATCGAGGAATATACAGAGATGATGCCCGCCTACCCGCCAGGAGGGGGCAGTGGAGGCCGACCGCCCGGCTACCGCCACTCGGCCTTCGTGCCCACCCAGTCCTACCCAGAGGAGGGTCTGGAAGTGCACCCCTTGGAGCGTCGCGGAGGCCACAGCCGGCCAGACACTTCCACCCTCCATTCCGATGACGGTTACATGCCCATGTCCCCAGGCGTGGCCCCGGTGCCCAGCAGCAGGAAAGGCAGTGGGGACTACATGCCCATGAGCCCCAAGAGTGTGTCTGCCCCACAGCAGATCATCAACCCCATCAGACGCCATCCccagagagtggaccctaatggCTACATGATGATGTCCCCAAGTGGCAGCTGCTCCCCTGACACAGGGGTCGGGCCCGGCGGTGGCAACAGtgctgccccttctggggctggcTATGGCAAGCAGTGGACAAATGGGGTCGGGGGCCACCACTCTCATCATGCCCTGCCGCATCTCAAACTACCCGTGGAGAGCAGTGGGAGCAAGCTCCTGTCCTGTACCGGTGACTACATGAATATGTCGCCGGTCGGGGACTCCAACACCAGCAGCCCCTCTGACTGCTACTGCGGCCCCGAGGACCCCCAGCACAAGCCAGTTCTCTCCTACTACTCATTGCCAAGGTCCTTTAAGCACAGCCAGCGCCCGGGGGACCCGGAGGAGCCCGCCCGGCACCAGCACCCCCGCCTGGCCTCTGGCTCTGCTCGCCTTTACGCCGCAGCAGCCGAAGATTCCTCTTCCTCCACCAGCAGCGACAGCCTGGGCGGGGGCTACTGCGGGGTGAGGCCCGAGGCTAGCCTCCCGCACCATCTCCACCAGCAGGTGCTGCAGCCCCACCCGCCCCGAAAGGTGGACACAGCCGCGCAGacccacagccgcctggctcggCCCACCAGGCTGTCCTTGGGGGACCCCAAGGCCAGCACCTTGCCGCGGGTGCGAGAGCAGCCGCAGCCCGCTCTGCTGCTCCCTCCGGAGCCCAAGAGCCCAGGGGAATATGTGAATATTGAATTTGGGAGGGATCAGCCAGGCTACTTGTCCGGCCCTGTGGCATCCCGGAGCTCGCCTTCCGTCAGGTGTCCACCCCAGCTCCAGCCAGCGCCCAGGGAGGAGGAGACTGGCACTGAGGAGTACATGAACATGGACCTGGGACCTGGCCGGAGGGCCCCCTGGCAGGAGAGCCCTGGGGTCCAGCCCGGCAGAGCGGGCCCTGTGCCTCCGGGGACTGCTGGCACGTGCAGGCCTACCCGGGCAGTGCCTAGCACGCGTGGTGACTACATGACCATGCAGGTGGGTTGTCCCCGGCAGAGCTACGTGGACACCTCTCCTGTCGCCCCCGTCAGCTACGCTGACATTCGGACAGGCATTAAGGAGGAGGCGAGCCTTCCCGGGGCCACAGctgctgctccctcctcctcatcAGCAGCCTCCTCTTCCCCCACTGCGCCTCGAGAAGCAGGCGAGCCTGTGGCCTGCTCGTCCCTGCTGGGGGCCCCGCAGGGCCCTGGGGGTGTGAGTGCCTTCACCCGGGTGAACCTCAGTCCCAACGGCAACCAGAGTGCCAAAGTGATTCGTGCTGACCCGCAGGGGTGCCGGAGGCGGCATAGCTCCGAGACCTTCTCCTCCACCCGGGCCGGCAGCACGGTGCCCTGTGCAGGGGGCGCTGCTGTAGGGGGCAGCAgtggtggcagcagcagcagcgccgAGGATGTGAAACGTCACAGCTCTGCTTCCTTTGAGAACGTGTGGCTGAGGCCCGAGGAGCTCGGGGGAGCCCCCAAGGAGCTGGCTCCAGTGTGCGGGGCTGCAGGTGGTTTGGAGAATGGTCTCAACTACATAGACCTGGATTTGGTCAAGGACAGTAAACAGCGGCCTCAGGAGCGCCCCCCTCAGGCGCAGCCTCCGCCCCCCTCGGCCCCTCTGGGCAGCAGTGAGAGCAGCTCCGCCAGTCGCTCCAGCGAGGATGGAAGCACCTATGCCAGCATCACTTTCCAGAAGCAGCCAGAGGACCGCCAGTAG